The proteins below come from a single Nocardiopsis gilva YIM 90087 genomic window:
- a CDS encoding helicase-associated domain-containing protein: MIDDADAGRGGGGRLPTFTSWLRNLSDTELAALFEARPDLITPVPADIAALAARAVSRPAVLRVLDRLDRFTLCVLEGLVALGDDRASATPGVGRDRLAAALDVPDKRLDEALSRLHGAALVWVDGDGLRPVSVLRDVLTRPAGLGPPLRVLLGGLPTERLNRIAADLGLPTGYTAGTDAPDGAGDPASRIAAAATPELLTARIAEAGPQAREVLDRLTWGPPDGTVSGAAARDVDAATATSPVDRLLARGLLVATAADTVTLPLEVGLVLREGRLFQRVATDPPPLTGARVDPDRATRAAAGQAFTVIRSIEELLERWAEDPPGVLRSGGLGVRDLRRAAQSLDTDEPTAALLIETAHAAGLLAADAEVGGEWLPTPGYDLWRRSAPERRWLRLAEAWLRTTRVAALSASADTRGRSRSVLGEGLDRRSAPEIRREVLHALAAAPAGTAPTPEAVVDVLAWLRPRRQGQSTTELIDVALREAALLGLTGRGAIAPHTQALLAESADDDTPVAERDHSRAAELLATELPTPLTHILVQGDLTAVAPGPLVPDLARELALAADVESTGGATVYRFTDASLRRALDAGRGAADITALLERHSQTPLPQALRYLIDDVARRHGRLRVGTASSYLRCDEPSVLDELLGDRRTGDLMLVRLAPTVIASRAARATLLERLNELGYHPVPEDGSGAVRLSGPEARRAEERSLARELDEPAPVGPTLRMAAVRAVRAGDEAATAVRHPIPAPDAAPPRSATAATLAALTAATEKGRRVWIGYLDTDGRASSRIVEPARVDGGYMTGYDATRAAVHRFAVHRITGVADLDAARQTAPLDASETPGDGQPVTDSAGDAE, encoded by the coding sequence ATGATCGACGACGCCGATGCGGGGCGCGGGGGTGGGGGTCGGCTCCCCACATTCACCTCGTGGCTGCGGAACCTGTCCGACACCGAGCTGGCCGCGCTGTTCGAGGCGCGCCCGGATCTCATCACCCCCGTCCCCGCCGACATCGCCGCGCTGGCCGCCCGTGCCGTCTCCCGGCCGGCCGTGCTGCGCGTTCTGGACCGGTTGGACCGCTTCACGCTGTGTGTCCTGGAGGGGCTGGTCGCGCTCGGCGACGACCGGGCGAGCGCGACGCCGGGGGTCGGCCGCGACCGGCTCGCCGCCGCCCTCGACGTCCCGGACAAGCGTCTGGACGAGGCCCTGTCCCGGCTCCACGGCGCCGCGTTGGTCTGGGTGGACGGCGACGGGCTCCGCCCGGTCTCGGTCCTGCGCGACGTCCTCACCCGACCGGCCGGGCTCGGGCCGCCGCTGCGCGTCCTGCTCGGCGGCCTCCCGACCGAGCGGCTCAACCGGATCGCCGCCGACCTCGGCCTGCCCACCGGCTACACCGCCGGCACCGACGCTCCCGACGGCGCGGGCGACCCGGCCTCCCGGATCGCCGCGGCCGCCACCCCCGAACTGCTCACCGCTCGGATCGCCGAGGCGGGTCCGCAGGCCCGCGAGGTGCTGGACCGGCTGACGTGGGGGCCGCCCGACGGCACCGTGTCGGGCGCGGCGGCCCGCGACGTCGACGCGGCCACGGCCACCTCCCCCGTCGACCGCCTGCTCGCCCGCGGCCTGCTGGTCGCCACCGCCGCCGACACCGTCACCCTTCCCTTGGAGGTCGGGCTGGTCCTGCGGGAGGGGCGGCTGTTCCAGCGCGTCGCGACCGACCCGCCACCGCTCACCGGCGCGCGGGTCGACCCCGACCGCGCCACGCGGGCCGCCGCCGGGCAGGCGTTCACCGTCATCCGCTCGATCGAGGAACTCCTCGAGCGCTGGGCCGAGGATCCCCCCGGCGTGCTGCGCAGCGGCGGCCTGGGCGTGCGCGACCTGCGCCGGGCCGCGCAGAGCCTGGACACCGACGAACCGACCGCCGCGCTGCTCATCGAGACGGCACACGCCGCCGGGCTGCTGGCCGCCGACGCCGAGGTGGGCGGCGAGTGGCTGCCCACCCCCGGCTACGACCTGTGGCGGCGATCGGCCCCCGAACGGCGCTGGCTCCGGCTGGCCGAGGCGTGGCTGCGCACGACCCGGGTGGCGGCCCTCAGCGCATCGGCCGACACGCGCGGCCGGTCACGCAGCGTCCTCGGCGAAGGCCTGGACCGGCGCTCGGCCCCGGAGATCCGTCGCGAGGTACTGCACGCGCTCGCCGCGGCCCCCGCGGGCACGGCGCCGACCCCCGAGGCCGTCGTCGACGTCCTGGCCTGGCTGCGCCCGCGCCGCCAAGGGCAGAGCACGACCGAGCTCATCGACGTCGCGCTGCGGGAGGCCGCCCTGCTCGGCCTTACGGGGCGCGGCGCCATCGCTCCCCACACCCAGGCGCTGCTGGCGGAGTCGGCCGACGACGACACCCCCGTCGCCGAGCGCGACCACTCCCGCGCCGCCGAGCTGCTGGCCACGGAGCTGCCCACGCCGCTGACGCACATCCTGGTGCAGGGAGACCTCACCGCCGTCGCGCCGGGTCCGCTCGTGCCGGATCTGGCGCGGGAGCTGGCGCTGGCCGCCGACGTGGAGTCCACCGGGGGCGCCACCGTCTACCGCTTCACCGACGCCTCCCTCCGCCGCGCCCTGGACGCGGGGCGCGGCGCCGCCGACATCACCGCCCTCCTCGAACGCCACTCCCAGACCCCGCTGCCGCAGGCGCTGCGCTACCTCATCGACGACGTGGCGCGCAGGCACGGCCGGCTGCGCGTCGGCACGGCGTCGAGCTACCTGCGCTGCGACGAGCCCTCGGTGCTGGACGAACTGCTCGGCGACCGCCGCACCGGCGACCTGATGCTCGTGCGGCTCGCGCCCACGGTCATCGCCAGCCGGGCGGCCCGCGCCACGCTGCTGGAGCGGCTGAACGAGCTCGGCTACCACCCGGTGCCCGAGGACGGCTCGGGCGCGGTGCGGCTGTCCGGGCCGGAGGCGCGCCGGGCCGAGGAGCGTTCGCTCGCCCGGGAGCTCGACGAGCCCGCGCCCGTGGGGCCGACACTGCGCATGGCGGCCGTGCGGGCGGTCCGGGCCGGGGACGAGGCCGCGACGGCGGTACGGCACCCCATCCCGGCGCCGGACGCCGCACCGCCGCGGTCCGCGACCGCCGCGACGCTCGCGGCACTCACGGCGGCCACGGAGAAGGGGCGCCGGGTGTGGATCGGCTACCTGGACACCGACGGCCGCGCGAGCAGCCGCATCGTGGAACCCGCCCGGGTCGACGGCGGCTACATGACCGGCTACGACGCCACGCGCGCCGCGGTCCACCGCTTCGCCGTCCACCGGATCACCGGGGTGGCCGACCTCGACGCGGCGCGGCAGACCGCACCACTCGACGCGTCCGAAACACCGGGAGACGGACAACCGGTGACCGATTCGGCCGGAGATGCCGAATAG
- a CDS encoding cold-shock protein, with protein sequence MPTGKVKWYDSDKGFGFLTRDDGGEVFVHSSALPQGATSLRPGQRVEFGVVEGRKGAQALQVKLLDAPRTVSKAQRKKPDEMVIIVEDLIKLLDGVSTSYRRGKHPDRREAAKIAQVLRVVADDLEA encoded by the coding sequence GTGCCCACCGGCAAGGTCAAGTGGTACGACAGCGACAAGGGTTTCGGCTTTCTCACCCGTGATGACGGCGGTGAGGTCTTCGTGCATTCCTCCGCGCTGCCGCAAGGGGCCACCTCCCTGCGCCCCGGGCAGCGGGTGGAATTCGGTGTCGTCGAAGGGCGCAAGGGGGCTCAGGCGCTCCAGGTGAAACTTCTCGACGCCCCGCGTACGGTCTCCAAGGCCCAGCGCAAGAAGCCGGACGAGATGGTGATCATCGTCGAGGACCTCATCAAGCTCCTCGACGGCGTCTCCACGTCCTACCGCCGGGGCAAGCACCCCGACCGCCGCGAGGCGGCGAAGATCGCGCAGGTCCTCCGCGTCGTCGCCGACGACCTGGAGGCCTGA
- a CDS encoding DUF3027 domain-containing protein, producing MSRSRRSPTPDKACIEAVELARSVAAEIGRPDWVGDHLSAQVEGDRLVTHIFGCLDPAYPGWHYAVTVVRASRAKRVTVNEAVLIPGAEALIAPQWVPWKERLRPGDLGVGDLLPTEADDARLMPGFAQVPGGELDEEGADQQMLWELGLGRVRVLSELGREAAAERWYNGDAGPRSPIAASAPAKCATCGFMTPLAGEFRQMFGVCTNEFAPDDGRVVSLDHGCGAHSEAARPAPRPDPVAPVVDELGYDHIVFDDTTELELVSSEN from the coding sequence GTGAGCCGTAGCCGTCGTTCTCCCACACCAGACAAGGCCTGCATCGAAGCGGTCGAACTGGCCCGCTCTGTGGCCGCCGAGATCGGGCGGCCGGACTGGGTCGGCGACCACCTCTCCGCGCAAGTCGAGGGTGATCGTCTCGTCACCCATATCTTCGGCTGCCTCGACCCCGCCTACCCCGGCTGGCACTACGCGGTCACCGTGGTACGCGCCTCCCGTGCGAAGAGGGTCACGGTCAACGAGGCGGTGCTGATCCCCGGCGCCGAAGCCCTGATCGCTCCCCAATGGGTGCCCTGGAAGGAGCGCCTGCGCCCGGGTGACCTCGGCGTGGGCGACCTGCTGCCCACCGAGGCCGACGACGCGCGCCTGATGCCCGGATTCGCCCAGGTGCCCGGGGGCGAGCTCGACGAAGAGGGCGCCGACCAGCAGATGCTCTGGGAGCTCGGCCTGGGCCGGGTCCGCGTCCTGTCGGAGCTCGGCCGCGAGGCCGCGGCCGAGCGCTGGTACAACGGCGACGCCGGACCGCGCAGCCCGATCGCCGCCTCCGCCCCCGCCAAGTGCGCGACCTGCGGCTTCATGACCCCGCTCGCCGGTGAGTTCCGGCAGATGTTCGGCGTCTGCACCAACGAGTTCGCGCCCGACGACGGCAGGGTCGTCTCGCTGGACCACGGCTGCGGCGCCCACTCCGAGGCCGCGCGCCCCGCCCCCCGCCCCGACCCGGTCGCCCCCGTCGTCGACGAGCTGGGCTACGATCACATCGTCTTCGACGACACCACCGAACTGGAGCTCGTCTCCTCGGAGAACTGA
- a CDS encoding sacsin N-terminal ATP-binding-like domain-containing protein, producing MSQTSDDPFGTTELRRRVLDGWADAPARFREDANAEEDYALGGYRDRVIVELAQNAADAARRTGGTGRLLLRLSDHRFIAANTGAPLTAAGVESLATLRASAKRDDAAAGGSTGRFGVGFSAVAAISDDVTVASHEGAVRFDRTDASAEVRALLLEPGRAHPELGEEFERRGEQVPLLRLPFACQSAVPAGYDTAVTLVLRDDEVRDRLRAQLAETSEALLLALPDLAEVRIETGDTERVLTRESGPGADGTGEVLTRVRDRAGEHITRWRTVTRSGRVEPSLLADRPTEERARLDWTLTWAAAVTPDGHVAELPSGVERVVHAPTPSGDELALPALLIGTFPLTPDRRRIAQGPAAEMLTGEAAEAYCDLLCAFEARAALDLVPVTALGRGEFDAGFRSHVAKALPDTPFLRTSEGDPIRPRDAVLLEGGPEVTAVVGALVRTALPGHWNPRHPGLAQLRVRRVGLAELADLLADLDREPSWWARLYAALRAAGRQGADLGDLGALPVPLSDGRLVRGPRSLLVPVGDLFGADQIDPHTLDPLGLRIVHPEAADPLLTRLGAIEANEAAVLTDPQTRAAVENSLEADNPEEIAAAVLELVAASGTTADDAPWLAELALPDDEGGYSVAGELLLPSSPLLDIFTDDAPFGVVSTDTVERHGADALRAVGVLDAFNLVRAEDVTLGAALDHDDLPLDGLEEWAEEVAERTGAADIPPVVPELVGVADLEFVREDRWPQALELLAGPRTRGAIVEPARVLSGDGRAVDVPSYTAWWLRTGAVLGGRCPVELRTRDAAPALTGLYDLAPESLDPAFAREIGVRASLEALMAEPDGPDDLLERLADPQRHVERQALREIWTAIAAVDPDRVSPPERVRAVRGGAIVVADPEETVVVDTPDLLPLLDDRPVVLVPAEQAVAMADVLDIALASEVVPGEVASVGELRPIPEVVALFLDIDMHTYLHHDELRVDGVPVEWRYRGGSLHAATTDGLARALCWAAGRWSSRHLLAAVLRDPAEAPALLAETDLD from the coding sequence ATGTCCCAGACATCGGACGACCCGTTCGGCACGACCGAACTTCGCCGACGTGTCCTCGATGGCTGGGCCGACGCACCGGCGCGCTTTCGCGAGGACGCCAACGCGGAGGAGGACTACGCGCTCGGCGGCTACCGCGACCGCGTCATCGTCGAACTCGCGCAGAACGCCGCCGACGCCGCCCGCCGCACGGGCGGCACCGGTCGGCTCCTGCTCCGGCTGAGCGACCACCGGTTCATCGCGGCCAACACCGGTGCGCCGCTGACAGCCGCGGGTGTGGAGTCCCTCGCCACGCTGCGTGCCTCCGCCAAGCGCGACGATGCCGCCGCGGGCGGCTCCACCGGGCGCTTCGGCGTCGGTTTCTCCGCCGTTGCCGCCATCAGCGACGACGTCACGGTGGCCTCGCACGAGGGAGCGGTGCGCTTCGACCGCACCGATGCCTCCGCCGAGGTCCGCGCCCTCCTGCTCGAACCCGGTCGCGCCCACCCCGAGCTGGGGGAGGAGTTCGAGCGGCGCGGTGAGCAGGTGCCGCTGCTCCGGCTGCCCTTCGCCTGCCAGTCCGCCGTGCCCGCGGGCTACGACACCGCGGTCACCCTCGTGCTCCGCGACGACGAGGTCCGCGACCGCCTGCGCGCCCAGCTCGCCGAGACCAGTGAGGCGCTGCTGCTCGCCCTTCCCGACCTCGCCGAGGTGCGCATCGAGACCGGGGACACCGAGCGCGTGCTCACCCGCGAGTCCGGGCCGGGCGCGGACGGCACCGGCGAGGTGCTGACCCGGGTCCGCGACCGGGCGGGGGAGCACATCACCCGATGGCGCACCGTCACGCGCTCCGGCCGGGTCGAACCCTCCCTCCTCGCCGACCGCCCCACCGAGGAGCGCGCGCGTCTGGACTGGACCCTCACCTGGGCCGCCGCCGTGACACCCGACGGCCATGTCGCCGAGCTCCCGTCCGGCGTCGAGCGCGTCGTGCACGCGCCCACCCCCAGCGGCGACGAACTCGCCCTGCCCGCCCTGCTCATCGGGACCTTCCCACTCACCCCCGACCGCCGCCGCATCGCCCAGGGCCCTGCGGCCGAGATGCTCACCGGCGAGGCTGCCGAGGCCTACTGCGACCTGCTCTGCGCCTTCGAGGCCCGCGCCGCGCTGGACCTCGTTCCGGTCACCGCGCTGGGTCGAGGGGAGTTCGACGCCGGGTTCCGCTCCCACGTCGCCAAGGCCCTGCCGGACACCCCCTTCCTGCGCACCAGCGAGGGCGACCCCATCCGGCCGCGCGACGCCGTACTGCTGGAGGGAGGGCCGGAGGTCACCGCCGTGGTCGGCGCACTCGTCCGCACCGCGCTCCCCGGCCACTGGAACCCGCGTCACCCGGGGCTCGCGCAGCTGCGGGTGCGCCGCGTCGGCCTCGCCGAACTGGCCGACCTGCTCGCCGACCTCGACCGCGAACCGAGCTGGTGGGCGCGGCTGTACGCCGCGCTGCGCGCCGCCGGGCGGCAAGGCGCCGACCTGGGCGATCTCGGTGCGCTGCCGGTCCCGCTGTCCGACGGGCGGCTGGTCCGCGGCCCGCGCTCACTGCTCGTTCCGGTGGGCGACCTCTTCGGCGCCGACCAGATCGACCCGCACACGCTGGACCCGCTCGGCCTGCGGATCGTGCACCCCGAGGCCGCCGACCCGCTGCTGACGCGCCTCGGCGCCATCGAGGCCAACGAGGCGGCGGTGCTCACCGACCCGCAGACCCGCGCGGCCGTGGAGAACTCGCTGGAGGCGGACAACCCCGAGGAGATCGCGGCCGCGGTGCTGGAGCTGGTGGCCGCCTCCGGGACCACCGCCGACGACGCACCCTGGCTGGCCGAACTCGCCCTGCCGGACGACGAGGGCGGGTACTCGGTCGCGGGCGAGCTGCTGCTGCCGAGCAGCCCGCTGCTGGACATCTTCACCGACGACGCGCCGTTCGGCGTCGTCTCCACCGACACCGTCGAGCGCCACGGCGCCGACGCCCTGCGCGCGGTCGGCGTGCTCGACGCGTTCAACCTGGTGCGCGCCGAGGACGTCACGCTGGGCGCCGCGCTCGACCACGACGATCTTCCGCTGGACGGCCTGGAGGAGTGGGCCGAGGAGGTCGCCGAGCGCACCGGCGCGGCCGACATCCCGCCCGTCGTCCCCGAACTGGTCGGCGTCGCCGACCTGGAGTTCGTCCGCGAGGACCGCTGGCCGCAGGCGCTGGAGCTGCTCGCCGGTCCCCGCACGCGCGGGGCGATCGTCGAGCCCGCGCGGGTGCTCAGCGGCGACGGCCGCGCCGTGGACGTCCCCTCCTACACGGCGTGGTGGCTGCGCACCGGCGCGGTCCTGGGCGGCCGCTGCCCGGTGGAACTGCGGACCCGCGACGCCGCCCCGGCGCTCACCGGCCTCTACGACCTGGCCCCCGAGAGCCTCGACCCGGCGTTCGCCCGGGAGATCGGCGTGCGGGCCAGCCTGGAGGCCCTGATGGCCGAGCCGGACGGCCCCGACGACCTGCTGGAACGGCTGGCCGACCCGCAGCGCCACGTCGAGCGCCAGGCGCTGCGCGAGATCTGGACCGCCATCGCCGCGGTGGACCCCGACCGCGTCTCCCCGCCCGAACGGGTCCGCGCGGTGCGCGGCGGCGCCATCGTGGTCGCCGATCCCGAGGAGACCGTGGTCGTCGACACTCCCGACCTCCTGCCGCTGCTGGACGACCGCCCCGTCGTCCTCGTGCCCGCCGAGCAGGCGGTCGCGATGGCCGACGTCCTCGACATCGCCCTCGCCAGCGAAGTGGTCCCGGGCGAAGTCGCCTCGGTGGGCGAACTCCGTCCGATACCCGAGGTCGTGGCGCTCTTCCTCGACATCGACATGCACACCTACCTGCACCACGACGAGCTGCGGGTCGATGGCGTCCCCGTGGAATGGCGCTACAGGGGCGGCTCCCTGCACGCGGCCACCACCGACGGCCTGGCCCGCGCCCTGTGCTGGGCCGCCGGACGCTGGTCCAGCCGCCACCTCCTCGCGGCCGTCCTCCGCGACCCCGCCGAGGCCCCGGCCCTCCTGGCCGAGACCGACCTCGACTAG
- a CDS encoding DUF7059 domain-containing protein: MSESLHPFPRRLADRLRRILIDADYTVSGVRDRLGDTAARALAREQLVPALRATGGEERLGMLLRLWWLHEPIPEKAARGILPVAELAEAGLLAVGDGEVRALVHLTPWEVDEGRDVRRGAGSGDGGVGGTVRAGYVVSDPTVRPGHGNPRPDHVVGAGGASATLSKLIVDGPVDRALDLGTGCGVQALHLAGRAADVCATDVNPRALHLAEISCALSGVDNVSMRQGSLYAPVAGERFDLIVSNPPFVITPDSARYTYRESDLSGDAVCAEIIRQAPDHLTDGGWIQILANWLHVKDEDWRDRVGAWVTGTGCSGWVVQRDVQDPAEYVELWLRDSCEHGTPEYTRRYDAWLDYFEREGVTGIGFGWISVRNDAAQDAAVRVEELRHEIEQPVGRYLPDVVDGAMTARRLTDAALLSAHVALAPDVVEERIGTPGAPDPEKILLRQRGGLHRVAQVGTIEAALASVCDGTMPVGPLLDAIAELTDQDAAAVRARTPDVLRSLITEGFFRVTR; the protein is encoded by the coding sequence GTGTCTGAATCGCTGCACCCTTTCCCGCGACGTCTCGCCGACCGCCTGCGGCGCATCCTGATCGACGCCGACTACACCGTCTCCGGCGTCCGCGACCGGCTCGGTGACACGGCCGCCCGGGCGCTCGCCCGTGAGCAGCTCGTCCCCGCTCTGCGCGCCACCGGCGGCGAGGAACGGCTGGGGATGCTGTTGCGCCTGTGGTGGCTGCACGAGCCGATCCCGGAGAAGGCCGCGCGCGGCATCCTCCCCGTCGCCGAGCTCGCCGAGGCCGGGCTGCTGGCCGTGGGCGACGGCGAGGTGCGCGCCCTGGTCCACCTGACGCCGTGGGAGGTGGACGAGGGGCGCGACGTACGTCGCGGCGCCGGTTCCGGCGACGGCGGTGTCGGCGGCACAGTGCGCGCGGGCTACGTGGTCTCCGACCCCACCGTCCGCCCCGGGCACGGCAACCCGCGTCCGGACCACGTGGTCGGCGCGGGCGGCGCCTCGGCCACGCTGTCGAAGCTGATCGTGGACGGCCCCGTGGACCGCGCGCTCGACCTGGGTACCGGCTGCGGCGTGCAGGCGCTGCACCTGGCTGGTCGCGCCGCCGACGTGTGCGCGACCGACGTCAACCCGCGCGCCCTGCACCTCGCCGAGATCAGCTGCGCGCTCTCCGGTGTCGACAACGTAAGCATGCGGCAGGGCTCGCTGTACGCCCCGGTCGCCGGGGAGCGGTTCGACCTCATCGTGTCGAACCCCCCGTTCGTCATCACGCCCGACTCGGCGCGCTACACCTACCGCGAGTCCGACCTCTCGGGGGACGCGGTGTGCGCGGAGATCATCCGGCAGGCACCCGACCACCTCACCGATGGCGGCTGGATCCAGATCCTGGCCAACTGGCTGCACGTCAAGGACGAGGACTGGCGCGACCGGGTCGGCGCGTGGGTGACGGGCACGGGGTGCTCGGGCTGGGTGGTCCAGCGCGACGTGCAGGACCCGGCGGAGTACGTGGAGCTGTGGCTGCGCGACTCCTGCGAGCACGGCACCCCCGAGTACACCCGCCGCTATGACGCCTGGCTGGACTACTTCGAGCGGGAGGGTGTCACGGGGATCGGCTTCGGCTGGATCTCGGTGCGCAACGACGCCGCCCAGGACGCCGCCGTGCGCGTGGAGGAGCTGCGCCACGAGATCGAGCAGCCGGTCGGCCGCTACCTGCCCGATGTGGTCGACGGCGCCATGACGGCCCGCCGCCTGACCGACGCGGCCCTACTGTCCGCGCACGTCGCACTGGCGCCGGACGTCGTGGAGGAGCGGATCGGCACGCCGGGCGCACCGGACCCGGAGAAGATCCTGCTCCGCCAGCGCGGCGGCCTGCACCGTGTGGCCCAGGTCGGCACGATCGAGGCGGCGTTGGCGAGCGTCTGCGACGGGACCATGCCCGTGGGCCCCCTCCTCGACGCGATCGCCGAACTCACCGACCAGGACGCCGCGGCGGTCCGCGCCCGTACCCCGGACGTGCTGCGGTCGCTGATCACCGAAGGCTTCTTCCGCGTCACGCGGTGA
- a CDS encoding DUF2530 domain-containing protein: MRKPRQPDPDVMESDYRVPTALGVAAWLVALVVLVAMGEKLPETERWWIWVCAVGIALGVFAYLYIPRLLRKRREAEERGAARRRERAEQQGEDAAPQEHS; this comes from the coding sequence GTGCGTAAACCCCGTCAGCCCGACCCCGACGTCATGGAGAGCGACTACCGCGTGCCCACGGCCCTGGGCGTCGCGGCGTGGCTCGTCGCCCTCGTCGTGCTGGTCGCGATGGGTGAGAAGCTGCCCGAGACGGAGCGGTGGTGGATCTGGGTCTGCGCCGTGGGCATCGCGCTGGGCGTGTTCGCCTACCTCTACATCCCCCGTCTGCTGCGCAAACGCCGAGAGGCCGAGGAACGCGGCGCGGCCAGGCGCCGCGAGCGCGCCGAACAGCAGGGCGAGGACGCGGCACCGCAGGAGCACTCGTGA
- a CDS encoding NCS2 family permease: MNAPSRSTAQQSPSAHGGGFKARLDGYFGVSVRGSNFAREIRGGMATFFAMAYIVVLNPLIIGTAPDKNGDTLGIPQVAAVTALVAGIVCVLMGVVSRYPFAIAAGMGLNAVVAYVLAPVMTWADVMGLLIIEGVVLLILVLTGFRTAVFAIIPGDLKAAISVGVGLFLALIGFVNAGFVRPGEGTPLQLGTGGLDGWPIFVFVVGLLLTIGLMVRRVKGAMLIGIIFATVLGIVLEVVGNIGPRVGEDGEVVNELGWSLTVPSIPTSLGHLVSVPDLSLVGKFDLLGSWSSAGAVTVVMLLFTLLLADFFDTMGTMVGVANQAGLTDEDGNMAHTREVLVVDAMGTILGGVGSASVNTVYAESAAGVGEGARTGIAPIVTGTLFFVAMFFTPLVGLVPFEAATPVLVVVGFMMMTQVTRIDFSDLGIGIPAFLAIVIMPYTYSIANGIGAAFIGYAFIRLIQGRRRELSPLLWVVVVIFLVHFAESPFKALLGV, encoded by the coding sequence GTGAACGCACCGTCCAGATCCACAGCACAGCAGTCACCCTCCGCGCACGGCGGAGGGTTCAAGGCACGCCTCGACGGCTACTTCGGGGTGTCGGTCCGGGGCTCGAACTTCGCCCGGGAGATCCGCGGCGGCATGGCGACCTTCTTCGCCATGGCCTACATCGTCGTCCTCAACCCGCTGATCATCGGCACCGCGCCGGACAAGAACGGCGACACCCTGGGCATCCCCCAGGTCGCGGCGGTGACGGCGCTGGTCGCGGGGATCGTCTGCGTCCTGATGGGCGTCGTCAGCCGCTATCCGTTCGCCATCGCGGCGGGCATGGGCCTCAACGCGGTCGTCGCCTATGTCCTGGCACCGGTGATGACGTGGGCCGACGTCATGGGCCTGCTGATCATCGAGGGCGTCGTCCTGCTGATCCTCGTCCTCACCGGGTTCCGGACCGCCGTCTTCGCGATCATCCCCGGCGATCTGAAGGCCGCCATCTCTGTCGGCGTGGGCCTGTTCCTCGCCCTGATCGGCTTCGTGAACGCCGGGTTCGTCCGCCCGGGCGAGGGCACACCGCTCCAGCTCGGCACCGGTGGCCTGGACGGCTGGCCGATCTTCGTCTTCGTCGTGGGGCTGCTGCTGACCATCGGGCTGATGGTGCGCCGGGTCAAGGGCGCGATGCTCATCGGCATCATCTTCGCGACCGTCCTGGGCATCGTGCTGGAGGTCGTCGGCAACATCGGCCCGCGCGTGGGGGAGGACGGCGAGGTCGTCAACGAGCTGGGCTGGTCGCTCACGGTGCCGTCGATCCCCACCTCCCTCGGCCACCTGGTCTCCGTCCCGGACCTGAGCCTGGTGGGCAAGTTCGACCTGCTCGGCAGCTGGTCCAGCGCGGGTGCGGTCACCGTGGTCATGCTGCTGTTCACCCTGCTGCTGGCCGACTTCTTCGACACGATGGGCACCATGGTCGGCGTCGCCAACCAGGCCGGGCTGACCGACGAGGACGGCAACATGGCCCACACGCGCGAGGTCCTCGTCGTCGACGCGATGGGCACGATCCTCGGCGGCGTCGGCTCGGCGTCGGTGAACACGGTCTACGCGGAATCGGCGGCCGGTGTGGGTGAGGGCGCTCGGACGGGCATCGCCCCGATCGTCACCGGCACGCTGTTCTTCGTCGCCATGTTCTTCACCCCGCTCGTCGGGCTCGTTCCCTTCGAGGCGGCCACTCCGGTGCTGGTCGTGGTGGGCTTCATGATGATGACTCAGGTCACCCGGATCGACTTCAGCGACCTGGGCATCGGCATCCCGGCCTTCCTGGCGATCGTGATCATGCCCTACACCTACTCGATCGCCAACGGCATCGGGGCCGCGTTCATCGGCTACGCGTTCATCCGCCTGATCCAGGGCCGCCGCCGGGAGCTGAGCCCGCTGCTGTGGGTCGTGGTCGTCATCTTCCTGGTCCACTTCGCCGAGTCACCGTTCAAGGCGCTCCTTGGCGTTTAG
- a CDS encoding MarR family winged helix-turn-helix transcriptional regulator — protein sequence MNRSLLSQQTRTDAGLAAVLRVAVGRLARRLRAQRPDASLSLGQTAVLFTLARHGQMTPGALAEHEKVQPPSMTRIIAALEARSLVRRTPHPDDRRQQLVDLTDAGREMVREDQRSREMWLARRLAELSPEEKDTLRAAARILEQLSQA from the coding sequence ATGAATCGATCACTTCTCTCCCAGCAGACCAGGACCGACGCGGGACTGGCGGCGGTACTCCGCGTGGCCGTGGGCAGGCTGGCCCGGAGGCTGCGGGCGCAGCGGCCCGACGCGAGCCTGTCGCTCGGGCAGACCGCCGTGCTGTTCACCCTCGCCCGGCACGGGCAGATGACCCCCGGTGCGCTGGCCGAGCACGAGAAGGTGCAGCCGCCGTCGATGACGCGGATCATCGCGGCGCTGGAGGCGCGCTCGCTGGTACGCCGGACACCCCATCCGGACGATCGTCGACAGCAGCTGGTGGACCTCACCGACGCGGGTCGGGAAATGGTGCGGGAGGACCAGCGCAGCCGCGAGATGTGGCTGGCGCGGCGCCTGGCCGAGCTGTCCCCGGAGGAGAAGGACACGCTGCGCGCCGCCGCCCGGATCCTGGAGCAGCTGAGCCAGGCGTGA